The genomic region TGATGCCTGCCAAGAATCTCAAGCTCCAGAGAAACTGAGCGCATCTGCACAATCAGAGTCAGAGCATTAGCACCACAATTTCTCCTCATGCCAAAACAAAATGAAAGAAACAGGACAGGAAGTACAATAACTTGGTGCAAAAACCTCTATGAGTAGCAATAGGAAACATTACTTTCTAAAATGAGCATGCTTAAAATGAACAATAAAAAATAATTAAAAATCTAAACAGAGAAGAATGCGATCTCAAGAGGTAGCAGGAAATGCATAACATTAGGACCCGAAGCATTGATTAACACCAAGGGTTCATGAGCTTACCGGCTCCTCGAATAAAGGCAATATCTTATAAGCTACTCCAACATAAGATAGCATTGCTGCAAGCACACTTGGCACATGAGGATTAATCTCCAAATGGCGTAATTGTCTGCATATTGAATCTATCACATAATCTGCATTCCCTAATACCAGATGCCCAACCTACAAACAGAATTAAAATGGATAGGTCAGACAACAGCAAAATCCACAAAATCAAAACAACTTTTGATGATGTATCCTTGAATTGACTTACTGTCGGATAACCAGATGTAGCTGCCAGAATGTGCAATACAGCATCAGAAGCACTTCTAACATGATAGTTTGAAGAAATGAGGTTCTCGAGCAACATATAAAGTGACTGATGAAGAAATCCACTAGAGGCAAAATCCCCTCCAAGGCAGATACTGATGATGCCTATTCCTTCAATAATAACCTGTTTCAAGAAAACAAAGCTACTTGAGTTTAATGTGCATCTGCTGACGCAAAATGGCTGATGCAACACGACCAAATTACATTCACAATAGGTGGAGCAGATTTTATGTTACCTGGTGTAACATAGCCGTGTCATGAAACAAGTTTACGCTAATATCCTCAGCTTCATAATCATGAAGTATAACCGGAGATCTATTTTCTGTTGGAAGATCCCATACTTCATGAGATAGATATTCATGTAAAATTCTACCAATACAATCAATCAAGTGACTCCTTAAACCCTCATCCTGTAAAACTTTCCACCTAGATTCACCGAACATGGATAATTCAGTATTGAAATGTTGGGCACCAACAAATTTGGCATCAGATTCCTGAACTTCTTGCCTTCTTTTGCTTGACTTTTGAAACCTCCTTCTGAAATATTCAGTGGCTTGATCTGATATACCAAATATCATCTCGTTCAGAATACATACAGCAGTGCTTGCTTGGCGTAGCAACTGTCCCGAACCAGTTCTTTTATACCAAGAGTGCCAACTTGTTTCATTATAATCCTTCATGCGGACCTCAGAAACTAAATTTCGCAAGTAACCCAGTGGAATGTCAGTGATAAGTGCTAAATGCTGCCCATTCTTTTTATCTAGCAACATATGAAATCACCTCATAAGTACACAGCACTAAGATGACATAAACAAAAAGAGAAAACCCACAAATTCAATTTAAGGAATTGAAATGACCTGCCATCAAGGACAGACCCACAAGTCTGAGAATCCCTGAAAGAGATTGGTATAGCTTTCGACCCCCGATGTAAACAAACCAAGGAGGCATGTGCGGAAGCTCATAATTCTTCTGGGCATTATCTGATGTATAGGGTGGGTCTTTCTCCTGGATGGCTGTAATCTTTGAATTTTGAGGGGTAGCAGCCATGTTTATTAGGCAATCACTGGTAAGGTGGATTCCAGCTTTCAACTCAGTAATAGAGTCTAGGTATCTTACTGAGGATGGCCTCGATGTAATAAGCTTATCAAGAGATCCAGCATATACCGAATTTTGACTCATACATATAGCGAAAATGTCCAAGAAAAGAGTAGTTGTTACCTAGGAATCCCCAAGGAGAAAATGTCATAGGCAAGATTAATATAAACAAAAAAAGATGGAATAATATTAATACTAATACTTGGAACTGAAACAATAAGAACTATGAGAGATTTGTAAGAATAAATAAATTATGGATTAATTTATGTATTTAAATGTAGTTAGCTATGACCAGCAATTTTCTGTTGTAATGGAACGCTCACTTCGGTCACATGGATGGTTAATAATTCTTCTAATATATATTTATCTACCTTCTTCAAATTACATGACACATGTCTATAATACCAAACATGCTGAACAGATATATTGTGCCGTACTTGGGAGACAGAGAATCTTGGTCTTCTACTATATATATTTATTCAATAAGAGGCCTTATCTTATATTAATGTACAAGTAACCCGCAATAGAGATATGAACTAGTTAAACATCATTTGTGACTCAAAATATACATGTTAAAGTTAGAAAGCAAATGGAAACATACAGGAGACTGAAGGATGTGATCCACCACAAACTGAGGACCAGAATAGTACATGATTACAAGTAACTGCTGAGCATGTGACAGTGCAACTGATTCCTCACTCCCAAGCACCACTTTTGGAAGCTTATCAATGAGCCTGGTAACATAATAAAGTGGCTATGAAGATTTTAATATCCCTTTCAAAGGGCAAGGACCGACTATGCGCAATATTTTGTCTAGTATCAAGTGAAGCACAAACCTGCTAAATATCTGAGCAACATCTTGTTCCAATTGATATTTTCCAATCAACGTGAATAAATTTTCAAGAAATTCCTGTGCACCTGAAGACACCTCTTCAGCTTCATCTATAACCAAAACACATAAGCCCTCCTGCATTAGTAGCCAAAGAAGAGTTAACCTAAAATGGCAGTTCAATGTTCACACTTCAGATACCACATCAAGAAATTTGGAATAGACATGTTCATATTGCATCTGTCAAACATAACACTGATGTCATTCAAAATTGAACTTCTTATAATTCTTTCCTGGTTGTAGGAACCAAGAATGCATTATGCTTAACATTAAGCACCAAAAGGGTAACATTGAGCAAATTAATAGAGTCAATACAATTTTAAGTAGATCAGCTAAACTAGAGAACGAACAATCACACCCGACATGCTCTTCTCATGTTAAAAGCCTCTTCCTGTTGAGCCCCTAATGCTCAAGCAAGGAATTCTTATGAGGGGGGTTGGGAAGTGTGAACAACGATTGAACTAAACAAGTCAAAAGGAAGTATAATTTAAAGGTATTGAAACCATGCAATATGAATTCATCTACTATGGCAGATATGTACTGAGAACAAGCCATAAACAGAAAAACACACTTCTCAGCTTACCAGAAACATTTGTCTACTCTGCCTCAGTGTATAAGTGCACTTTGACAACAGTCCTCGTATGGAAGCCAGGAGCCCTTGTCTCACTTTCTTTGCTGGATGAATGCAGATCTAAGAAGTGATTGAAGGATTTACTAATTGAATAAGAGAAGTAGAAGTAAAATAATAAGCATTGACTGACAGTACAGGATGCAAATAGGCTATGTACAACTGTTAGCAAATGAAATGAAAGAACTTACATGTCGAAAAGTTGTGCCCAAAAGTTTATCCACATGAACTGAAGTTTTTTCAATCCAGTCATTCGTACGATTCACATGAAAAGATGCATCGCCCTTGCCAGAATCAATTTTCCTCTCAGATTTGGAAATACTTGTAATCATTTGACCACTTGAATCATCCAGTAAAATTTTGCTTTGAGAATGGGACTTAATTGGCAATTGACGAAGCTCGTCCATAAAAGATTGTGTAGACTCGTACTTTTTGTCAGAAGTAACAATTATTGACATATCACGTCCAGATAAATTAGCATCATCCTGGAGAACTATCATCAGATACTCAGCCAAACCTCTAACTGCTTGATCAATTGCATCCCCACTTCCAGCAGCTCCACTGGTCATCATTTTGGAGGCATGCAAAACTTTAGCAAACTGACTAACGACACCAGGTAAAAAGAAGGCCAATGCATCAGCAGTACCAACCTGTAGTGAGAAAATGTAATGAATAACCGACCATAAGATTTCAATATGCATAAAAGAATGATTCATCATCCTTGCAAAATTAAAGAATCTATCTATGTGGAAGAGTGTGTGAATGATGATAAATTTTAAAACTAAAATAAACCATATAACAACCTTAGCAACAAGCACACGAAGAGTCAAAAATACTTCAACACGAAGCTTTGCACTCCCTAGATGTCCTCGCATAGCCTCATTGTCTGCAGCCTTTTCAGAGAGACCACAAAGGAAATAAAATGACTTTGAGAAGAATAGATAGCTAATGCCTTTTCAGAAAAACAATCTTGAATGTTATTCAGTTATCAGTTGTTACAGGAAGGAAGTTGACATACTTTGAGAAGAAGAGATAGCCAATGTCCAACAGCTGCAGAAGCAGCTTGTGACTGTAGAAATGAAAGTAAACATTCATTTGATGCTGAAACGTAGTTTGGAGAGCTAATGGCTGGAGATTTAAAATCTCTCTTTTCTAATAGCATAGGCAGACCAAAGATTTGATGACATGTGCAGGACTTATCAGAGCATGGAAGTAAATTCAGAAGCAGTGCCCTGAAACACTTGATAACTCCCTCACGAAACTCTTCTGATGCATCAGATGGTGAAAGCAAAGCCCCATAAGTCAACTTCTTGAGCACAACAACCATCTGTAAAAGGATGTCACACAGTTCGATTGTTAATATCAGCTCAAAAAATGATTGAAGAATTCCAAAAAACCATATCCTAGGTCGACCATTCACATGAAAGAACTAGTTAAAACATTAAAAAAGCCAATAGTACAAGAAAAATCATACCCTAGTTTGTAGGAAATATAACATTTTCTTAAATGAAAAAAAAAAGGATCTGGAATAGAAAAGGACAATGATGCACACAAGAAGATAACAAGGATACATATTACAATAAATTCTTAACTTCAGTGCATGTCATTCACTTGTAAAATAATCATAACTCACATCCAATTTATGAATGAACCTAAAAGGAATACCCCTACAGTGGGAGACCATGAATCCTAAAAAGACACTTCAATCTATACCTCCCCCATGAAAATTCTAAAACTTTAACTCCTCCAGCCAATCTGCATCTCCAAATAACTTGGTTTGTTTTCAGTGTAAGAAAAACACCAACCATAAAAGGTTTTCCTAACAAAACATTTACTAGTAAATCTACATGTACATGGAACATGAATATGCCAATCAATAGGATTACCTGGTCTACAGATCCTAAGAGACACTTCGTAAGGAGTTCCTCCAGACAGTGAAGCACACCTTCAGCCACACTGTCACTCACTTTTTGGGGAACTTTTGTGATATTAGCAGTCGCAACTTTTTCTTCAGAACCAAGCTTCTTTGGGGATCTACACTCCACAGATGCATCGAATAGAAGTAGCAACGGAAACAAAGTATAGCTGAAACCGGGAATAAAGAAGTCAGTAGAGCTAACTCATTCTTACGCAACTACAAACACACATACACATTCTAAATTTCCCTATGAGGTACACAAAGCAAAAAAAAAAATGTGGATCATTATCAAGCACCACCACATTCACCAGAGTATAAAACAATAGGACATGAAGTCCATCGCTCCTCCACCAGTTGAGTATTATCATTACATTACAACACTTCAAGAAACTCAACATTTCATACAATAACAAGCACATTCGCGCTTTAGTTACCACTAATTAGCCCAAAATAAAAAGTCGATCCAAGCCACGAATCATTCTTCAAAGACTCAACTCAGTGCTAAATACCTGTACAACAAGCAAATGCACTTGCATTTCCTATCCATATATACAAAATCACATATACAGAAACAGCAACAAGCATCATCAAACATCTATATACACACAATACATATACAATTTCAGAAGCATTCTTTTTGCTAACGCGAGAAATCAAAGCACAGTAAAGAGGAGTGCTTAACTCGAAGAAAGGCTGGAGAGAATGAGAAGGAGTCTGGCGAAGAAACTGAAGCAGAGAAGAGATAGACGAGGAGCTCTTCTTAGGGTTTTGGAAAAGCTCCAGAAGCTCGAAGCAGTACGACTTCAGCTGCGTAAACACTCGGCTTCTTCCTTGTTCGGCCGAGACCGCGAAGCCGTCGTTTTCGTCCATGGCGGCGAGTGAGAACCAGACCGCGAAAAATTGAGAGGCGCTGATCGGATGAGTCGGTTTGAGGAAAGAGAGTGAGTGAAGTTGTGGCCGGAAAACGTCGCGTGCGGTGGGGGAGGTCGCCGAGTCGGTGACGGAGGTTAGTGGCGGTAAAGCTGAGAGTGACGAAGAACCCCGACGGAGGTCTGTGGGTTCTACGGGTCGTTTTATGTGACGGGTATATGGGCCTTCGTTTTGACCCGGATATAAACGTTCGGGTTTGGGTACGGGGCGGGTTTGTAAAATCGTCTGTCCTCATTGTACAATAACACACGTTTACTTGCTAATGAAATTTACCTAATGAAATTTACCCTAGAAGAGTGAGATTTACATTTTTACACCATTAATATTACCATCCACACTCTCTTTCTTCTTTTTTTTACTGAAACTCACACTCTCAATATATATACGCGTAGATCGATCCATTCAGGTACCTATACCAAGATAGATATTTTGTTCTCCGTTCATAGCGATACAACGTAGATATGCATACCTCCGTTAGCTGTAGGAAAATTTCTCATCCATTTCGTTCAAATATGTCAAACGAGAGGCGAATTTTCTTGAGAATTCTTTTAGCTAAAGTCAGACAAGATCATGATGCTAGCTCGATCGAGTCTGGCTCCCTTAGTCTTCTACTCAAGCTTTTCATTTCGATTGTCTTAGTGTAGGTTATTGTCGTGGGTTTGTTCTTTAGTTCATTTGTATCTCGGGGAAAAAAAAACATAGATAGGGATATAAGCTTCGTGTGCAAACTTTTGATGCGTTGGTACGTTAACTTATTTGGAGAATTTAACGATGGTGTATGAATATGATGATTTCGGGGTAAAGAAAAACTAAGATCTGATGATTTTGGGTGTAGAGCTAGATCGAACAGAGTTCCCATGATTTGTTCAGAAAGGAGAAAGGTTCAAAGGTACATGTAAACCTGGTACCAAAGACTCATACTGTAGTTTTAGTATTATGTAATATGTATGGTTCTTTCATGATAAATTGACTCTGGCTTTAACTTAAATTCGGGGGAGGAAAGCTACATCTGCAGAACTAGTTAGGACTAAAGGGACTATAGCTCAGTTAGCGGAGTTCTCTGGCAAAGGTGGCCACATTCCGAAGTAATCATCCATGCCGTGGTCCATTTCTGTAGGCTTTGGCAACTTATCACAGTACTTCTCCGACGCTAATTGTTCGGTTGCATCCTTCATCACAAAATCTTGGTTGTTGGTCTTTGTTGAATCCTCAAGGCCAAGTTCTTTCTCCAAGTAACTGAGCCAGTTCCCACTTTCGACTAGCTCCAAGTTTGAGCTCTGGTAGGTCTGATCCGCCTGAGGTAGTAGAGGCTCAGGGTTACCCTCAAATGATAACGTCCCATCTAACATGTTCCAGAAACCATAGTCAGATTCGAATGGAATTTCAAAGACTGCCTTGTCTGCTATTTGAGGTTCATAAGCTCCTTTTAAGTCAAACACCAAATCATCTGGCCTCGAAACACCGCCCCCTTGGCTGGAACTTGAACCGTTTGAGGAGGCGTAGGATGAAAAGGATGAACTTGTCGTCAACATTTTCATGCCTACAGCATCATCAACCCTAACTTGATCTGTTACTTCCATTGGTAATTTTTTTTCAAGTTTTTCTTGGATTGTCAACGAATCGGGCAGTTCACAGTCGTTCCGGGTCTTGGACGTGTTGCTTTCTTGGTTAGGTTGATTCTGTAATTCAGCGGTGACTCCTGCACTCGGTTCTCCACTAGACAACTGAAATGAAGCACTGGAAGAAGATGATGAGGATGAAGAGGAAGTTATGGAAGATAACTCCTTTGATTGATCATCTCCACAAGAATACTTCAAAGCCAATTTCTTCCGCAGATGAGTGTTCCACACATTCTTGATTTCGTTGTCTGTTCTTCCAGGAAAATGGGATGCAATTTTGGACCACCTGCACGTACAATAGTACACACTTCAGCTTTTTTTTGTTTTTTTTTTTTTGATACCACGGAAAATTACAAAACAAAACCTCTCGGACAATCCAAATTTACATTATCAAAGAGCAAGGCTCTAATAGCCGAACTTGGAATTCTATACACTTCCATTAGCAGAGTTAATTCAATAAGATTATTAGGAGTTTCGGATTTTCATGGATATCTTACTTGTTTCCCCATGCTTCATGTAGCATAATGATGGACTCTTCTTCCTCCTTTGTGAAGTTACCTCGCTTCAGATCAGGCCGAAGGTAGTTGATCCATCTCAAACGACAACTTTTCCCACATCGCAGTAAACCTTCAAAACAAATTGGTTTATTGTTTACATTAATGTTGCTGTTTATTTTTTTTATATATGAATATGGTACAAAACCTGGCATGGTCTTAAGCAATGGTAATCATAAAAGTAAGGTATGTAATATCAACTTTGTCGTATCTTAAAGTCATTGTTAAGGGTTGAAATAGAACAGTTATAGAGTAACGTTTCAAACTTGCCGTGCTTGTGCATTTTTAACTAACAACATTGCAGATCCACAGTCAACTAAAAATCTCAGTCTCATGATAGTGGCAAAACGTTATCTTTTCTGGTTTTCTTCCTTTTATAAGATCATTTGTGATAAGGGAATTTGTAAGAGAAATTAACTGTAAACAACACTAGAAAAAAAATAATAATAACTTTCAAATTTTCTCAAGTGCGCTCTAACTAGTAATATCAAATCATCAACCTTGAAGCCAAAATGCTCTAACGCAAAAATGTGTGAATATTAGACATTTTATGGGCATGGACAAGAAAATGCATGCATGACAAAACTTAACCCATTTGAAGGCAGTATGATCTTAATTTGCAATGCGATCGATGAAAAAACAATCTGAATCATATATATATGGTTCTCATTGTTTTGCATTACAAAAAATCATGGTTCTCATTGTTTTGAACTACAAAAATCATGGTTCTGATTGAAGCTTGCTCGTTTCTACCAACTTTGCAACAAAACAAAAGGTAATTCTCTAAACGAGAGGGAGAATCAAGATTATACCTGCTTGTTTAGGGAGAGCCCTCCAGTTATCATGACCGTGTTTCTGAATGAAGCTGATGAGCCTTAAGTCCTCAGAAGGACTCCAAGGTCCTCTCTTCACTTGGCTCTTATCACAACATGGTGTTCTTCCCCTCCCTACCATCTCAACTTGTCTCTCTGTCGTCGCTGGCCGGATCTCCGTCAAGTTTCACGACACTGTACCTCTCCTGACTCCTGATCACTAGCTAGATAGTACTCTCTGAATTCAACACTACCCGGCCCTTTACCTTGTGTTTCATATATGCATCACCTTGTGTTTCTTCTCATATATATAGAGAGAGTGAGGGAGAGGAACTTTTATCAAGCCAAGGCCACAAGGATCATGCCTGCAATGCTGCAATAAATAGAAGATCCAGAGGGGGATTTGTAAATATCTATAATTCTTTCTGATTTATTTATTAATTGTCATGTATTGCTGCTGTGAGAAATTCCCAACTATATGCATACATTACCTTAAACTATGATTTTCAACTATCCAAGACTTTTGGGTTTGCTTCCTTGGATTCAACCCTGGTGCTGCTTTTCTACTCAAATAAACTAGATTCTACTATTGTTCCACTTTTGGTACTATATTTAAGCAATGGGATATCTTAACATTTCCAGGTGGCTAATTACAGTTAAAAGCTTATATCTGGGGTAAAAAGGTTCATCCCTATCCCTTGATTCCTTCTCTCTCTTTTTTCTTTTATACTGTTGGGAAATCGCCTAAAGTAAAAAGCAACTTATATGAAGCTGCATGCATAGTTTGTACTTTGTCCCGTTTTGGAAGAAAAATGTGATTTGAATTTGTGGAATACAAATTTACCAAACACTTTTATTTGCCTACCAAAGTGTCCATCTTTTTAATATATTGACACATGTTCATTTTATTATCAAGAATAAAGTTAAACAATTTGAAGAAACATGTGTCAATAGACTAAGAAGGTGTGCATTTTGATGAGCAAATAAATGTGGTCGGCAAATTTATATCCAAATTTGTGGTAGTGTTCCTAGCTAGCCTCTCGTAGTTTCCGCCCTGTTAATTCAAAGATGCGAAAAGAGGTAATGTGACACCTTTCAATCGAGCAAAAACTCATCTTAGGTATTGCGACGAGTGTTAGCCATGCATCCACTAATATAGCATAAAGATGCAATGAGATAGAGAAGTACGTTATCCAAACTAGCTATAACAAAAACACCTTTCAATCGAGCAAAAACTCATCTTAGGTATTGCGACGAGTGTTAGCCATGCATCCACTAATATAGCATAAAGATGCAATGAGATAGAGAAGTACGTTATCCAAACTAGCTATAACAAAAATATAGTTACTCTATTTTTCGTACATCGACCTAATTCACTTAGTGGCCATACAAGTACAACTTTTTGAAGAAAAAAAAAAACCCTTTGAGCATCACGTACGAAAGACACCGAGTAAATTTGACCGTTACATTAACTACTACATTTACATGAATCGAAGCTATTTGTAAGTGAAAAATAAAATGTCAACGTTGATCTTTAGTATAAACGGAATCACCTAAAAAAATACTAAATCAATAAGAACGTAAATTTATTTGGTATATATAACAAAATAATATACAAATAAAGAGAATATCACTCTGGATTCTACCAGAAGAGGGAGAAAATATCGCTCACTAACGTACAAAATCACCAAATACAATTACTTTCTCGTTAGGTTCGTGCAACCCCAAGCATCAAAATCAATTGTTTATGAGAATACATATGGCTATGCAATAAAACCTTGCCCCTCAGCTTTATCTCTAAGAGCAACTTTAGCAGACTCTCTATTTTAGCTTTTAACTATTTTAGAGAGAGTATTTACTTTTTTTTAATATTTTCGGAGCTCTAGAAGACTAGCCAAAGTTTAGCTATTATGACTTTTAGCTATCTCGCTAGCTAAATATAACTAGCGAGATGACTCAGATGAGGCTAGTTATATATAATTTAGGATTAAATTCAGTTTGCCCCCTCGTACTTTAGGTCAATAATCAGTTTGGTCCCATATCATTTTTTTTAATAACGTTGATCCTTGAAGTTCTATTTCACATCAATTTAGTCCAAATTTTGAATTGTTCTTCTTACCATGACGTCATGCGCTGAGTTGTCCGCTAGAGTTTGCGTAAAATTACCAAANNNNNNNNNNNNNNNNNNNNNNNNNNNNNNNNNNNNNNNNNNNNNNNNNNNNNNNNNNNNNNNNNNNNNNNNNNNNNNNNNNNNNNNNNNNNNNNNNNNNNNNNNNNNNNNNNNNNNNNNNNNNNNNNNNNNNNNNNNNNNNNNNNNNNNNNNNNNNNNNNNNNNNNNNNNNNNNNNNNNNNNNNNNNNNNNNNNNNNNNNNNNNNNNNNNNNNNNNNNNNNNNNNNNNNNNNNNNNNNNNNNNNNNNNNNNNNNNNNNNNNNNNNNNNNNNNNNNNNNNNNNNNNNNNNNNNNNNNNNNNNNNNNNNNNNNNNNNNNNNNNNNNNNNNNNNNNNNNNNNNNNNNNNNNNNNNNNNNNNNNNNNNNNNNNNNNNNNNNNNNNNNNNNNNNNNNNNNNNNNNNNNNNNNNNNNNNNNNNNNNNNNNNNNNNNNNNNNNNNNNNNNNNNNNNNNNNNNNNNNNNNNNNNNNNNNNNNNNNNNNNNNNNNNNNNNNNNNNNNNNNNNNNNNNNNNNNNNNNNNNNNNNNNNNNNNNNNNNNNNNNNNNNNNNNNNNNNNNNNNNNNNNNNNNNNNNNNNNNNNNNNNNNNNNNNNNNNNNNNNNNNNNNNNNNNNNNNNNNNNNNNNNNNNNNNNNNNNNNNNNNNNNNNNNNNNNNNNNNNNNNNTAAGGAGGGCTAATTTGGTCATTTTACGCAAACTCTCGCGGACAATTCAGCGCATGACGTCATGGTAAGAAGGACAATTCAAAAATTGGACTAAACTGATGTGAAATAGAAATTCAAGGACCAACGTTATTAAAAAAAAAGATATGAGACCAAACTGATTATTGACCTAAAGTACGAGGGGGCAAACTGAATTTAATCCTATAATTTAATACATTACTTATAAGATATTTTACGTGATATATAAATATATTTAAACTACTTAATCTTTATTTGAAGAATAATGTTGATGTAATGCTGACTAAAATAGAGAGCATTGATGCAGCCGCATTTCTAAAGTGGCTAGCCAAAATGACATTTTAGCTAATTTGACTAAAATTTAACTTAAAAATGGCTAGCATTGCTAAAGATGCTCTAAGCTTTTAGGAGACAGTGGCGCGCACCTTTGCCCACCATGGGAGCTATGTCCCCGAGCCCGTCTTCGATCTAAGTTCATGTGCCTCTCTTTTCTTTCTCTTTTCTCGGTTTAATATCCCTTTTGTTTAGTATTGGGTGCACCCGATTGGGTTAGGCGTCGTCCTTGTCCTCTCCTATTTGGTGATGTCTGATCCAGGCTTCCCTAGTTGGAATGGGTCGAGTTTGGTCGACTTTTATTTTTTTCTCTTTTTGTTATAGGTCCGTCTACTGGTTGTTCTACACTAATGACAACGGAGAACGGCAACTCAGCCTAAGCCGGTCGACTGTCATTTGTGCTTGTTGGTTTGTTGATTTCGTGATGTGTGGTAACGAGGTCTCAAGTGTTGCAGCAGGTTTATTGATTTTTCCATATATATATATATATTGATATTCCTATTGTCTCTGAACTCGGGATCACATAAACGTTCTAGTTTATTACTCTTGGCATAACTTGTGAACTCGCATTCATAGGCTTGTGTTTTTTAATTTTTTGATGTAGGATCGGAATAATCGAAATGCTCTAAGTTCTTAAACCTATGAATATCTTTGTTTTTATAAAAGATGCTATCTTTGATAAAAATAATAATAATAATAATAATAAGTAATACGTAAGGGATGATTCACCTGTCTCATTTTCCATATGTAGGAACCAAAAATAACTTTGTCATGTTTGCGGATTAGTATACAACTCAACCTGGCATTTTCAATGAACAGATTAATTTTGCATCAGTGAGTGAGATGCAAATAATGTACATTTTAATACATCATATAGGCTATAGCTAGGTTCAACCCGTTTTATTTAACTTGTGTGGGGGTTCCGATGTCGTATGAGAATTGAAGGCCTTATAGACAATTCTAACAAGGATGCCACCGGCAGTATTCCACCCGTAAATTGAAAGTAAGGCCTGAATCCAAGCACCTTCGATCAAAACCCTATTGCATGTGTGATTATTCTTTGCAAACATACCTGTTCGATCGACCTAGTTCGTTCTCTACTCTTCTTCATGTACAATTATGATTCTGTTTTCATTCGTAAATAAATGGCCAGAAGTATTTTACACTCTGCGGATGTATAAGTAAACGTTACTAGCTATAGATTATAAAATAGTCGACATCGTTTTATAGCAAGTTGGAGATGATATAGACATTTTGTGGAATTAATGATTGAACCTGCCCAATTTGTAGTCGATCACTTTTGACTGGTTTGCTTGCAAATTTGCACTGACTACCACACCATGATGCCTCATTTAGTCATTTTCATCTTCCTTTTCTCCTCTGATGAAGTAGTAGTCAAAACATAATTAAGCTTTAACTTGCAGAAAAGTCTTGAGACTTTATAGGTACATAAACTCACCAAATTTTACCCGTAACTCTTGAAACATCAAGTCATCATCGCCATCAGGAGGTAATGGTCTCTCGAAGCACATTGGTGTCTTGAAAAGGTATTGTTGGCAGCAGTTGAAAATGGTATCATAGTTAGTACTGTACGTGCTCCACATGAAACT from Fragaria vesca subsp. vesca linkage group LG3, FraVesHawaii_1.0, whole genome shotgun sequence harbors:
- the LOC101290940 gene encoding uncharacterized protein LOC101290940 translates to MDENDGFAVSAEQGRSRVFTQLKSYCFELLELFQNPKKSSSSISSLLQFLRQTPSHSLQPFFDYTLFPLLLLFDASVECRSPKKLGSEEKVATANITKVPQKVSDSVAEGVLHCLEELLTKCLLGSVDQMVVVLKKLTYGALLSPSDASEEFREGVIKCFRALLLNLLPCSDKSCTCHQIFGLPMLLEKRDFKSPAISSPNYVSASNECLLSFLQSQAASAAVGHWLSLLLKAADNEAMRGHLGSAKLRVEVFLTLRVLVAKVGTADALAFFLPGVVSQFAKVLHASKMMTSGAAGSGDAIDQAVRGLAEYLMIVLQDDANLSGRDMSIIVTSDKKYESTQSFMDELRQLPIKSHSQSKILLDDSSGQMITSISKSERKIDSGKGDASFHVNRTNDWIEKTSVHVDKLLGTTFRHICIHPAKKVRQGLLASIRGLLSKCTYTLRQSRQMFLEGLCVLVIDEAEEVSSGAQEFLENLFTLIGKYQLEQDVAQIFSRLIDKLPKVVLGSEESVALSHAQQLLVIMYYSGPQFVVDHILQSPVTTTLFLDIFAICMSQNSVYAGSLDKLITSRPSSVRYLDSITELKAGIHLTSDCLINMAATPQNSKITAIQEKDPPYTSDNAQKNYELPHMPPWFVYIGGRKLYQSLSGILRLVGLSLMADKKNGQHLALITDIPLGYLRNLVSEVRMKDYNETSWHSWYKRTGSGQLLRQASTAVCILNEMIFGISDQATEYFRRRFQKSSKRRWKVLQDEGLRSHLIDCIGRILHEYLSHEVWDLPTENRSPVILHDYEAEDISVNLFHDTAMLHQVIIEGIGIISICLGGDFASSGFLHQSLYMLLENLISSNYHVRSASDAVLHILAATSGYPTVGHLVLGNADYVIDSICRQLRHLEINPHVPSVLAAMLSYVGVAYKILPLFEEPMRSVSLELEILGRHQHPELTIPFLKAVAEIAKASKREACSLPTHAESYLLDVKANISDTKKKDEDDINMSHEESEKWESILFKLNDSKRYRRTVGAIASSCIMAATSLLASENQAACLVALDIVEDGVTSLAKVEEAYRHERDTKEGIEEVIQEYSLYHLQDNLDAADEGADENRLLPAMNKIWPFLVVCIRNKNPLAVRRCLSVVSNVVQISGGDFFSRRFHTDGAHFWKLLSTSPFHRKPNLKEERIPLQLPYRSTSSSSESSMAETSNLKVQAAVLNMIAELSRNNKSASALDIVLKKVSGLVVGIACSGVVGLREAAVNALQGLASVDPDLIWLLMADVYYSMKKKDMPPPPTPDIPAISQILPPPSCPKEYLYVQYGGQSYGFDVDFASVETVFKKLHSRVFVNQMYS
- the LOC101307762 gene encoding uncharacterized protein LOC101307762, producing MVGRGRTPCCDKSQVKRGPWSPSEDLRLISFIQKHGHDNWRALPKQAGLLRCGKSCRLRWINYLRPDLKRGNFTKEEEESIIMLHEAWGNKWSKIASHFPGRTDNEIKNVWNTHLRKKLALKYSCGDDQSKELSSITSSSSSSSSSSASFQLSSGEPSAGVTAELQNQPNQESNTSKTRNDCELPDSLTIQEKLEKKLPMEVTDQVRVDDAVGMKMLTTSSSFSSYASSNGSSSSQGGGVSRPDDLVFDLKGAYEPQIADKAVFEIPFESDYGFWNMLDGTLSFEGNPEPLLPQADQTYQSSNLELVESGNWLSYLEKELGLEDSTKTNNQDFVMKDATEQLASEKYCDKLPKPTEMDHGMDDYFGMWPPLPENSAN